Proteins co-encoded in one Haladaptatus sp. ZSTT2 genomic window:
- a CDS encoding GMC family oxidoreductase N-terminal domain-containing protein, which yields MNDPDVIVIGAGADGPAAAWKLATDHGLDVLILEAGAWHGNKNWPQPHADAGGTVSTDPADLDGKLLDEQFTHREADANDPTWGYLRVGPADHSRAPWFRNLHQNAFIWQISAVGGTSLHYFANHPRAYPYAIDTQDHWPISYEELVPYYQLNEEMTSTQQAPMTGKEEVFIEGATNAGYPLIDTKNVTETGWRPQANAVEVPGRETSNGQPLDADYEGSFSYDDGFRGDTLVGDHFQGSSTPVDAPVRDKARKSSNVSYVPPALDTNNDPTMGNVAIRPNAYVTNIETTGGPGSIEASGVTFRDSWSGQTQTVEADTVVLAGGCIESPRLYLNSGLPDDGWVGKGLTTHWFDWVVGVYDDETVAEINPEGEHMDPYVGQNSAVRFDKPGVGGMEDIGMSPGLVSYADYLFSQAGYSFDTPVDPDEPWDTRGYVVGEELKRRMSDYRQTKALLILTDDLPRQDNGVSLDNTFSDEHGAVPKVKWSPHPDDDAKRDELCRIAARIHKEAGAEHVHRCDWPPLLLHMQSSMRMGKVLDSNAEAKNVDRLFVADHSALANGLGGPNPTNTGQALALRTADKIASLYF from the coding sequence ATGAACGACCCAGACGTTATCGTCATCGGCGCAGGAGCCGACGGCCCGGCAGCGGCGTGGAAACTCGCAACCGACCACGGCTTAGACGTGCTCATCCTCGAAGCCGGCGCGTGGCACGGCAACAAAAACTGGCCACAGCCACACGCCGACGCGGGCGGGACCGTGAGCACCGACCCCGCTGACTTAGACGGGAAACTCTTAGACGAGCAGTTCACCCACCGCGAAGCCGACGCGAACGACCCGACGTGGGGCTATCTCAGAGTTGGCCCCGCAGACCACTCCCGGGCCCCGTGGTTCCGCAACCTCCACCAGAACGCGTTCATCTGGCAGATTAGCGCCGTCGGCGGCACGTCGCTGCACTACTTCGCAAACCATCCACGGGCCTACCCCTACGCCATCGACACCCAAGACCACTGGCCCATCTCCTACGAGGAACTCGTCCCCTATTACCAGCTCAACGAGGAGATGACGAGCACTCAGCAGGCACCCATGACGGGCAAAGAAGAGGTCTTCATCGAAGGCGCAACCAACGCGGGCTACCCGCTCATCGACACGAAAAACGTCACCGAAACCGGGTGGCGGCCACAGGCGAACGCCGTCGAAGTGCCGGGTCGCGAAACCTCGAACGGCCAACCGCTCGACGCCGACTACGAAGGGTCGTTCAGTTACGACGACGGCTTCCGCGGCGACACGCTCGTTGGCGACCATTTCCAAGGCTCCTCGACGCCGGTTGACGCGCCCGTCCGCGACAAGGCCCGCAAATCGAGCAACGTGAGCTACGTGCCTCCTGCACTGGACACGAACAACGACCCCACGATGGGTAACGTCGCCATCCGGCCAAACGCCTACGTCACCAACATTGAGACGACGGGCGGGCCGGGCAGCATCGAAGCAAGCGGCGTCACCTTCCGGGATAGCTGGTCGGGCCAGACACAGACCGTGGAAGCCGATACCGTCGTCCTCGCGGGCGGTTGTATCGAGTCGCCACGCCTTTACCTCAACTCCGGGCTGCCGGACGACGGCTGGGTTGGCAAGGGCCTCACCACCCACTGGTTCGACTGGGTCGTCGGCGTCTACGACGACGAAACCGTCGCGGAGATCAACCCCGAGGGCGAGCACATGGACCCCTACGTCGGCCAGAACTCTGCCGTCCGCTTCGACAAGCCGGGCGTCGGCGGGATGGAAGACATCGGGATGTCCCCCGGTCTCGTCTCCTACGCCGACTACCTGTTCAGCCAGGCCGGCTACAGCTTCGACACCCCAGTTGACCCCGACGAACCGTGGGACACCCGCGGCTACGTCGTCGGCGAGGAACTGAAACGTCGGATGTCGGATTACCGCCAGACGAAGGCGCTGCTCATCCTCACCGACGACCTGCCGCGCCAGGACAACGGCGTTTCGCTCGACAACACCTTCTCGGACGAACACGGGGCCGTGCCAAAGGTCAAGTGGTCGCCTCACCCTGACGACGACGCCAAACGCGACGAACTCTGTCGCATCGCCGCGCGCATCCACAAGGAAGCCGGCGCCGAGCACGTCCACCGGTGTGACTGGCCGCCGTTGCTCCTCCACATGCAGTCGTCGATGCGGATGGGCAAGGTGCTCGACTCGAACGCCGAGGCGAAGAACGTAGACCGCCTGTTCGTCGCAGACCACTCCGCGCTCGCGAACGGGCTTGGCGGCCCGAACCCGACGAACACGGGTCAGGCGCTCGCCCTGCGGACGGCCGACAAAATCGCTAGCCTCTATTTCTAA
- the mutS gene encoding DNA mismatch repair protein MutS: MTEATGIVGEFLSLKESTDADILAMQCGDFYEFFADDAELVGDELDLKVSQKSSHGSSYPMAGVPLKELTPYLKALVERGYRVAVADQYDTADGGLAREIVRVVTPGTLLETTSADAQYLAAVVQGDERFGLAFADVTTGQFHATEVKDEAAALTELYRFAPAEILPGPTIRGNESFLDSLRSRTDASLSLHAADAFAPGRARHTVSEQFGDEALASVGLAEATAGIQAAGAVLSYVEASGVGVLQSMTRLHPYHADDHVELDATTQRNLELAETMGLGGQSLFETVDHTVTSPGGRLLKAWLQRPRRSTQVLETRQQCIAALADAALAREELREILGDAYDVERLASRAASGSAGANQLLQIRDTLALLPDVERAISADPILSDAPLSDIVGEPDRAAAARLHDRLEDALADDPPATVTQGGLFRYGYDEELDELITRHDDALDWIESVASREKSKYGISHLQVDRNRTDGYYIQVGKSQVEKVPEEYREIKTLKNSKRYTIPELEEKERDILQVEEQRGELEYELFQELRAEVASEAPLLQDVGRTLAKLDVLASFAAHAAKYRWVRPELAESGAVEIEAGRHPVVEQTTEFVPNDASLDDDHAFLIVTGPNMSGKSTYMRQVALIVLLAQVGSFVPAKAARIGLVDGIFTRVGALDELAQGRSTFMVEMQELANILHSASEDSLVILDEVGRGTATYDGISIAWAATEYLVNEIRAKTLFATHYHELTSLAGRLPTVHNVHMGADERDGDVTFLRTIRDGPADRSYGVHVAELAGVPRPVVTRADDVLDRLRKDKAIDVRGGAGGTKQVVFDLGSGQLRDESEPEQAPETEPAPRDRATEAVLEELRGTNVNEISPVELMGLVERWQSRLGE, from the coding sequence ATGACTGAGGCGACGGGCATCGTTGGCGAATTTCTCTCGCTCAAGGAGTCTACGGATGCCGATATTCTGGCGATGCAGTGTGGCGACTTCTACGAGTTTTTCGCAGACGACGCCGAACTCGTCGGCGACGAACTCGACTTGAAAGTCTCGCAGAAATCGAGCCACGGGTCGTCGTATCCGATGGCAGGCGTCCCGCTCAAAGAACTCACCCCGTACCTCAAGGCACTCGTCGAACGCGGCTACCGCGTCGCCGTCGCAGACCAGTACGACACCGCAGACGGTGGACTCGCCCGCGAAATCGTCCGCGTCGTCACCCCCGGCACGCTCCTCGAAACCACCTCCGCAGACGCCCAGTACCTCGCCGCCGTCGTCCAAGGTGACGAGAGGTTCGGCCTCGCCTTTGCCGACGTGACCACCGGCCAGTTCCACGCCACGGAAGTCAAGGATGAAGCCGCCGCCCTCACTGAACTCTACCGCTTTGCGCCCGCAGAAATCCTGCCCGGTCCGACGATTCGCGGCAACGAATCGTTCCTCGATTCGCTGCGCTCTCGAACCGACGCCTCGCTCTCGCTGCACGCCGCAGACGCCTTCGCACCGGGTCGTGCCCGCCACACCGTCTCAGAGCAGTTCGGCGACGAAGCACTCGCAAGCGTCGGTCTCGCAGAGGCAACAGCCGGGATTCAGGCCGCCGGGGCCGTCCTTTCGTATGTCGAAGCCTCCGGCGTGGGCGTCCTCCAGTCGATGACGCGCTTGCACCCGTATCACGCGGACGACCACGTCGAACTCGACGCGACGACCCAACGCAACCTCGAACTCGCAGAGACGATGGGCCTCGGCGGCCAGTCGCTGTTCGAGACGGTTGACCACACGGTGACGAGTCCCGGCGGCCGCCTGCTCAAGGCGTGGCTCCAGCGCCCGCGTCGCTCGACGCAAGTGTTAGAAACTCGCCAGCAGTGTATCGCCGCGCTCGCAGATGCCGCTCTCGCGCGCGAAGAACTTAGGGAAATTCTCGGTGACGCATACGACGTCGAACGGCTGGCGAGTCGCGCGGCCTCCGGCAGTGCTGGCGCGAATCAGCTACTCCAAATTCGAGACACACTCGCGTTGCTTCCGGACGTAGAGCGCGCGATTTCCGCCGACCCGATTCTCAGCGACGCACCCCTTTCAGACATCGTCGGCGAGCCAGACCGGGCGGCCGCCGCGCGACTCCACGACCGCCTCGAAGACGCGCTCGCAGACGACCCGCCCGCGACCGTAACCCAAGGCGGCCTGTTTCGTTACGGCTACGACGAGGAGTTAGACGAACTCATCACCCGACACGACGACGCCCTCGACTGGATAGAGAGCGTAGCAAGCCGCGAGAAGTCGAAGTACGGTATCTCACACCTGCAGGTAGACCGCAATCGGACGGACGGCTACTACATTCAGGTCGGCAAGTCACAAGTCGAGAAGGTTCCCGAGGAGTACCGCGAGATAAAGACGCTCAAGAACTCGAAACGATACACGATTCCCGAGCTTGAGGAGAAAGAACGCGACATTCTGCAAGTCGAAGAACAGCGCGGCGAGTTGGAGTACGAACTGTTTCAGGAACTTCGCGCCGAGGTCGCCAGCGAAGCGCCGCTGTTGCAGGACGTGGGGCGTACGCTCGCGAAACTCGACGTGCTCGCCAGTTTCGCCGCCCACGCCGCGAAGTACCGATGGGTGCGCCCGGAGTTAGCCGAGAGTGGGGCAGTCGAAATCGAGGCAGGCCGTCACCCCGTGGTCGAACAGACCACCGAGTTCGTCCCGAACGACGCAAGCCTGGATGACGACCACGCGTTCCTTATCGTGACCGGGCCGAACATGAGCGGGAAATCGACGTATATGCGCCAAGTCGCGCTCATCGTCTTGCTCGCACAAGTGGGCAGTTTCGTCCCGGCGAAGGCGGCGCGAATCGGCCTCGTCGATGGTATCTTCACCCGCGTCGGCGCGCTCGACGAGTTGGCCCAAGGCCGGTCTACGTTCATGGTCGAGATGCAGGAGCTGGCGAACATTCTCCACTCCGCCTCCGAGGATTCGCTCGTCATCTTAGACGAGGTGGGCCGGGGTACCGCAACCTACGACGGCATCTCGATTGCGTGGGCCGCGACGGAGTATCTCGTGAACGAGATACGGGCGAAGACGCTGTTCGCCACGCACTATCACGAACTCACGAGCCTCGCCGGTCGCCTGCCGACGGTGCACAATGTCCACATGGGCGCAGACGAACGCGACGGCGACGTGACCTTCCTTCGGACGATTCGAGACGGCCCGGCAGACCGCTCGTATGGGGTGCACGTCGCAGAGTTAGCAGGCGTCCCGCGCCCGGTCGTGACCCGCGCAGACGACGTGCTCGACCGGTTGCGAAAGGACAAGGCAATCGACGTGCGCGGCGGCGCAGGCGGGACGAAACAGGTCGTGTTTGATTTGGGGTCGGGACAGTTGCGCGACGAGTCGGAACCAGAACAAGCGCCTGAAACCGAGCCAGCGCCGCGCGACCGGGCGACCGAGGCGGTGCTCGAAGAGTTGCGCGGAACGAACGTCAACGAGATTTCCCCGGTCGAATTGATGGGGTTGGTCGAGCGGTGGCAGTCGCGGTTAGGCGAGTAG
- a CDS encoding arsenate-mycothiol transferase ArsC encodes MRSTNSTKIAFVCVQNAGRSQMAFAFEERERTRRNATHITLLTGGTNPAVHVHETVAQVMAEVGLDIADRDPREVTPDDLAEYDYVITMGCAANDVCPFGWGGESRDWALDDPHGKLPEEVREIRDEIERRVGELFDELA; translated from the coding sequence ATGCGTTCTACAAACTCCACAAAAATCGCCTTCGTCTGCGTCCAGAACGCCGGGCGAAGTCAGATGGCGTTTGCCTTCGAAGAACGCGAACGCACCCGCCGAAACGCAACCCACATCACCCTACTCACCGGCGGGACGAACCCCGCCGTCCACGTCCACGAGACCGTGGCGCAGGTAATGGCCGAAGTTGGCCTCGACATCGCAGACCGCGACCCACGGGAAGTCACGCCCGACGACCTCGCGGAGTACGACTACGTCATCACGATGGGCTGTGCTGCAAACGACGTGTGTCCTTTCGGCTGGGGCGGTGAGAGCCGCGACTGGGCGTTGGACGACCCACACGGAAAATTGCCAGAAGAAGTTCGAGAGATTAGAGACGAAATCGAGCGGCGAGTTGGCGAGTTGTTTGACGAACTCGCCTAA
- the thiD gene encoding bifunctional hydroxymethylpyrimidine kinase/phosphomethylpyrimidine kinase, translating into MTRTPAPVAPPVCLTIAGSDSGGGAGIQADIKTMEAHGAFATSVVTSVTSQNTQGVTAAFTLPVAEIESQYDAVVSDFDVRAVKTGMLASADVVAAVTERVADLDAPLVVDPVMVATSGDRLFEREGEAAYQELIAKATLVTPNADEATVLTGIEIETTEDAIAAGEQLVEMGADAALVKGGHVSGKKVVDVLVADEVARFTHQRVETDATHGSGCTLSSAIAARLAHGDALTDAVGAGISFMTRAVRYPLDVGKGPGAVHHLVGLRNKAAREETAEAVEGIVQQFVEADVRALVPEIGMNVVGATPYAEAVSETAAVEGRITRTLSGVKPNRGVRFGASSHVARFLLGAREAVPQLRFAVNCRFDDDVEAALNELGWSLAEFDRGEEPDDVKAEEGNTMGWGARRAFSGDGETPVAVIDRGEVGKEPIVKLVAEDADTLAARALDLLTALD; encoded by the coding sequence ATGACCCGAACGCCAGCCCCCGTTGCGCCGCCCGTGTGCCTGACCATCGCCGGGAGCGATTCGGGCGGTGGCGCGGGCATTCAGGCCGATATCAAGACGATGGAGGCCCACGGCGCGTTCGCCACGAGCGTCGTGACGAGCGTGACCTCCCAGAACACCCAAGGCGTGACCGCCGCGTTCACCCTGCCCGTCGCGGAAATCGAGTCGCAGTACGACGCCGTCGTCTCGGATTTCGACGTGCGCGCGGTGAAAACCGGCATGCTCGCCAGCGCCGATGTCGTCGCGGCCGTCACCGAGCGTGTGGCTGACCTCGACGCACCGCTTGTGGTTGACCCCGTGATGGTCGCCACCTCGGGTGACCGCCTGTTCGAGCGAGAAGGCGAAGCCGCCTACCAGGAACTGATTGCGAAGGCCACGCTCGTCACGCCGAACGCGGATGAAGCGACCGTTCTGACCGGCATTGAGATTGAGACGACCGAAGACGCCATCGCCGCTGGTGAACAGTTGGTCGAAATGGGCGCGGACGCCGCGCTCGTCAAAGGCGGCCACGTCTCCGGCAAGAAAGTCGTGGACGTACTCGTAGCCGACGAGGTGGCGCGTTTCACCCACCAGCGCGTTGAAACGGACGCCACCCACGGCTCCGGCTGCACCTTGTCGAGCGCGATTGCCGCCCGCCTCGCGCACGGCGACGCGCTCACTGACGCCGTCGGCGCGGGCATTTCATTCATGACGCGCGCGGTGCGCTATCCGCTGGATGTGGGTAAGGGACCAGGCGCGGTCCACCACCTTGTCGGCCTCAGAAACAAAGCCGCCCGCGAGGAGACCGCGGAGGCGGTCGAGGGCATCGTTCAGCAGTTCGTCGAAGCAGACGTGCGCGCGCTCGTACCCGAAATCGGCATGAACGTGGTCGGCGCGACACCGTACGCGGAAGCAGTGTCTGAAACAGCGGCCGTCGAAGGGCGCATCACTCGTACGCTTTCGGGCGTGAAACCGAATCGAGGCGTCCGATTCGGCGCGTCGAGCCACGTCGCGCGCTTCCTGCTCGGCGCCCGCGAAGCCGTCCCACAACTTCGATTCGCGGTGAACTGCCGCTTCGATGACGACGTGGAAGCCGCGCTGAACGAATTGGGCTGGTCGCTCGCAGAGTTCGACCGCGGCGAGGAGCCAGACGACGTGAAAGCAGAAGAAGGTAACACGATGGGGTGGGGCGCACGCCGTGCCTTTAGTGGGGATGGCGAGACGCCCGTCGCGGTCATTGATAGGGGAGAAGTCGGTAAGGAGCCAATCGTGAAACTCGTCGCGGAGGATGCAGATACGCTCGCGGCGCGGGCGCTTGACCTGCTCACGGCGCTCGATTAG
- a CDS encoding AIR synthase family protein encodes MADLGKIDGDFFDEYIYPNLGADREDEILSPQHGVDFGVIDVGGKAVALATDPVFIMPSLGFERAAWFAFHILMSDVAVSGMTPTHLSIDFNLPPEITDEEFATIWETFDAEAKELGVSVVTGHTARYAGCNYPMVGGATAIAVGEFDDLVKPNGAQVGDKVIITKGPAVEATGLLSIQFEPLMEGEMDAEALSAAKDRFYDMSPVQDALVAAAAGPVTAMHDATECGIYGGLYEVARSAGVGIELETDAVPVLPGVRETCDFFDIEMWHAISEGTLLATVSPEGVDDVLAALDAEGIPAAEVGEVVSGSGLVVDGEPTDHPGIDPFWGAFEENMGKLADLQ; translated from the coding sequence ATGGCAGACTTGGGGAAAATTGACGGCGACTTTTTCGACGAGTACATCTACCCGAACTTGGGTGCAGACCGGGAGGATGAGATACTCTCACCGCAACACGGCGTCGACTTCGGCGTCATTGACGTGGGTGGGAAAGCGGTGGCGCTTGCGACCGACCCCGTGTTCATCATGCCCTCGCTTGGCTTCGAGCGCGCGGCGTGGTTCGCGTTTCACATCCTGATGAGCGACGTGGCGGTCTCGGGCATGACGCCGACGCACCTCTCGATTGACTTCAATCTCCCACCTGAAATCACCGACGAGGAGTTCGCCACCATCTGGGAGACGTTCGACGCCGAGGCGAAGGAACTCGGCGTGAGCGTCGTGACGGGTCACACTGCCCGCTATGCTGGCTGTAACTACCCGATGGTCGGCGGCGCGACGGCCATCGCCGTCGGCGAGTTCGACGACCTCGTGAAACCGAACGGCGCGCAGGTCGGTGACAAAGTCATCATCACGAAAGGACCCGCAGTCGAGGCGACCGGCCTGCTTTCGATTCAGTTCGAACCGCTGATGGAGGGTGAAATGGACGCCGAGGCGCTTTCTGCCGCAAAAGACCGCTTCTACGACATGAGTCCGGTACAGGACGCGCTCGTCGCGGCGGCCGCAGGGCCGGTCACCGCGATGCACGACGCCACCGAATGTGGCATCTACGGCGGGCTCTACGAAGTCGCGCGCTCCGCTGGCGTCGGCATCGAACTCGAAACTGACGCCGTGCCCGTCCTGCCGGGCGTCAGGGAGACCTGCGACTTCTTCGACATCGAGATGTGGCACGCCATCAGCGAGGGAACGCTTCTGGCCACCGTCTCGCCGGAGGGCGTCGATGACGTGCTCGCCGCGCTTGACGCAGAAGGCATTCCGGCCGCAGAGGTCGGGGAAGTGGTCTCTGGCTCCGGCCTCGTCGTTGATGGCGAGCCGACCGACCACCCCGGAATCGACCCATTCTGGGGTGCGTTTGAGGAGAACATGGGCAAGCTTGCAGACCTGCAATGA
- a CDS encoding AIR synthase family protein, with the protein MTDLGKVDRAFFDAHIYPHLGAPREDVALGPKHGIDFGVLSVGEKAVVIATDPVSILPQLGFEQAARFALHIVLADVAVSGIPPTHLAISFSLPPEITDEQFATIWETIDAEAKELGVSVVTGHTARYAGIEFPWVGAATVLGVGDHDDLIRPDGARPGDRLLITKGPAAEAVGLLTTLFGDQMTLPDDVLEQARSRMADTTVVKDALIAGATGGVTAMHDATEGGVHGGLVELARGAGVRIDFDPDAVPMLPGVEAVCDYLDMNPWASTSCGTLLMTAKPSAANAVITALEAEGIRVADVGEVSEGEGVFAAGERIEHPAVDPSWAVYAEYAEKT; encoded by the coding sequence ATGACCGACCTCGGCAAGGTAGACCGCGCGTTTTTCGACGCCCACATCTACCCGCATCTGGGCGCGCCGCGCGAGGACGTGGCCCTCGGCCCGAAACACGGCATTGACTTCGGCGTACTCTCCGTGGGCGAGAAGGCCGTCGTCATCGCCACCGACCCCGTCTCGATTCTCCCGCAACTCGGCTTCGAGCAGGCCGCTCGTTTCGCCCTCCACATCGTCCTCGCAGACGTTGCGGTGTCTGGAATTCCACCCACACATCTCGCCATCTCGTTTTCCCTCCCGCCGGAGATTACCGACGAACAGTTCGCGACCATCTGGGAAACCATCGACGCAGAAGCCAAAGAGCTCGGCGTGAGCGTCGTCACCGGCCATACCGCCCGGTATGCGGGCATCGAGTTCCCGTGGGTCGGCGCGGCGACGGTGCTCGGCGTCGGCGACCACGACGACCTGATTCGACCCGACGGCGCACGCCCCGGCGACCGCCTGCTCATCACGAAAGGCCCGGCTGCGGAGGCGGTTGGCCTGCTCACGACGCTGTTTGGCGACCAGATGACCCTCCCCGATGACGTGCTCGAACAGGCCCGGTCACGCATGGCGGATACGACCGTGGTCAAAGATGCGCTCATCGCCGGAGCCACGGGCGGCGTCACCGCGATGCACGACGCCACCGAGGGCGGTGTCCACGGCGGATTGGTCGAACTCGCGCGCGGGGCGGGCGTCCGCATCGACTTCGACCCCGACGCTGTGCCGATGCTCCCCGGCGTGGAAGCCGTCTGCGACTACCTCGACATGAACCCGTGGGCTTCGACCAGCTGTGGGACGTTGTTGATGACCGCCAAGCCGTCAGCCGCAAATGCAGTCATCACCGCCCTCGAAGCCGAAGGCATCCGCGTCGCAGACGTGGGTGAAGTGAGCGAGGGTGAGGGCGTGTTCGCGGCGGGCGAGCGCATCGAACACCCTGCAGTTGACCCGTCGTGGGCGGTGTACGCCGAGTACGCAGAGAAGACGTAA
- a CDS encoding bile acid:sodium symporter family protein, protein MSALGAIRRISGLASDYFVLWVLLFSGVALAEPSLFTWIASRGLIAPGLGLIMLGMGLTLRPVDFRRLAEEPRDVAIGALAQWIVMPLAAYALTIALSLPPELAIGVILVGAAPGGTASNVMAYLGKGDVALSVAITTVTTLAAPLIMPAWVVLLAGESLDVTFMSLFTSIVQIVFIPVVLGFALRYILDEKAPEVAEAGLDIFPLVSVATIVAIVAAVVGLNVENILTAGAAVLVAVVAHNAIGLGAGYGVGRLAGMDEDRVRTCTFEVGLQNSGLAVALATAFFSPTAALVPALFSVWHNVTGPALASYFSRGESDVEAARTHAMSE, encoded by the coding sequence ATGAGCGCTCTCGGTGCAATCCGTCGAATCAGTGGCCTCGCAAGCGACTACTTCGTCCTCTGGGTGCTCCTCTTTTCGGGTGTCGCGCTCGCAGAACCGTCGCTGTTTACGTGGATTGCGAGTCGTGGCCTCATCGCCCCCGGACTTGGCCTCATCATGCTCGGCATGGGCCTCACCTTGCGTCCGGTTGACTTCCGCAGACTCGCCGAAGAGCCGCGCGACGTTGCCATCGGCGCGCTCGCCCAGTGGATTGTGATGCCGCTTGCGGCCTACGCACTGACCATCGCCCTCTCACTGCCTCCAGAGCTTGCCATCGGCGTCATCCTCGTCGGCGCGGCCCCCGGCGGCACGGCGTCCAACGTGATGGCCTATCTCGGAAAAGGCGACGTTGCCCTTTCGGTCGCTATCACGACGGTGACGACACTCGCCGCGCCGCTCATCATGCCTGCGTGGGTCGTCCTCCTCGCGGGCGAATCGCTCGACGTGACGTTTATGAGTCTGTTTACGAGCATCGTCCAAATCGTCTTCATCCCCGTCGTCCTCGGGTTCGCGCTGCGCTACATTTTGGATGAGAAGGCTCCCGAGGTCGCAGAAGCCGGACTCGACATCTTCCCGCTCGTGAGCGTCGCCACCATCGTCGCCATCGTCGCGGCCGTCGTCGGCCTGAACGTCGAGAACATTCTGACTGCTGGCGCGGCCGTCCTCGTCGCCGTCGTCGCCCACAACGCCATCGGCCTCGGCGCGGGCTACGGCGTTGGCCGCCTCGCGGGCATGGACGAAGACCGGGTGCGCACCTGTACGTTCGAAGTCGGCCTCCAGAACAGCGGGCTGGCCGTCGCGCTCGCCACGGCGTTTTTCAGCCCGACCGCCGCGCTCGTCCCGGCGCTGTTCAGCGTCTGGCACAACGTCACCGGCCCAGCGCTCGCGAGCTACTTCTCGCGCGGGGAGTCGGACGTGGAGGCAGCTCGAACGCACGCCATGAGCGAGTAA
- a CDS encoding SHOCT domain-containing protein: MTTTSSQRQLLWVALVILAAFLILPALLMGFGLMGYGPMMGGVWGGGFGMNSGTVPGLMVAAGFLMQLLFFVAILAGGYLLVRAVTGTQGSDRALDELRLAYARGDLTDEEYDERKRRLETDRP; this comes from the coding sequence ATGACCACAACATCTTCACAACGACAACTGCTCTGGGTGGCGCTCGTCATTCTCGCCGCGTTTCTCATCCTTCCGGCCCTCCTCATGGGCTTTGGACTGATGGGCTATGGCCCCATGATGGGCGGCGTCTGGGGTGGCGGCTTTGGCATGAACAGCGGAACGGTTCCCGGTTTGATGGTGGCCGCTGGCTTCCTGATGCAGCTCCTGTTCTTCGTCGCCATCCTCGCCGGCGGCTACCTGCTCGTGCGGGCGGTGACCGGGACGCAGGGAAGCGACCGTGCCCTCGATGAACTCAGACTTGCCTACGCACGGGGCGACCTGACCGATGAGGAGTACGACGAGCGAAAACGGCGGCTCGAAACAGATCGCCCCTAA